The DNA sequence TGTAACCATCctttaaatatttgttgaacttcactttgtagTGAGGTTCCTTAAAGGCCTCTGCAACTTCTTCTgcatatattttcttatattttgataataaatgTGAAATACAAGGATTAAGAAATTAtagttcataaattttttttataacatcttatatttatatttttatcactCGCGCGAAGCGCGTTTTTTTCACTAGTTTTGTAATACAGCTTAACCCTCATTCCAATCATTTTTCTTGCAGCATCAATTATAGTAATTAGGATAAGGATCGCAgcttaacaaaataaataaaaaaatataatccaaatttatatatattctaacttCTATTAAAAGACTAGTTAGAATATGTCACAAATTAATAAGTTCAAATGTGgaccaatcaaaattttattattttcgattaaattttataatttattattatttagtaaaTATCTAAacgttttttataataattttggaataaaataaatataattatcatgatcttttatttatattcaaaattaatattttgaaaattacaaCATATTATAAGAAGAATCGGATCTTAAACATttacataatttgtttttcaacATTATCAATTGAatcatatttcaaaaattttgataCCAACTTACAAATTATACCGTATTCGAATAATATTATTCGAATACGGGTATAATTTACGAGCCCCGGTACGTAAAACTTAAATGGAGCGGAACGAGAAAAACAAAAATGTTGGCAACCAAACACGACCTTGAAACTACTCAGCTGGGCTGTAATAAACGCAAATCTTTCTCTATCTCTCATCCATCTCTCTGCTTGCATCATCAACATCTatacattattataattaaattatttatttaataaataataacaataatctaTACTCACagaatatacacacatatttcaatttttcattCACGCCAGAGTTGTTGAACAAGTGATTCGATCATAGCTGACTCCATCTCTCAATTTCGCGGTAATTTTCATCGATTTTATCTCtattttcatgattttattgttaattaattcaataattgaGTTATTATCGTTGATTATTGTGAATTGATTTGAATGATTTGAGTTTTGAGCTGTTTGATTGATTAATTGAATGATTGAATTGATTAGATGATGTTGAATTTTGATTCGTGTTTTAGGTTGTTGAATTGATGGATGATATTGAGGTGTTGTTAGTTTGATGTTGATTTCGATTAATATTAGCTGAATCGGTTGCGTTGTTGCGGGATTTTAGGGTGTTGAAATGATTGGGAGATATCGAGTTATTGTTTGCGTGATTGTGTTTGTATGTTTAGCTGAATTGGTTGCGGTGGGACTGGTAGGTGTTGGAATGAAATGATTATGATATGTCAAGTTATTGTTTGTGTCGTAGTATTTGTAGGTTTAGCTGATTTGGTTGCGGAGTTGTGGAGGAACTGGAAGGTTGTTGAAATGATTAGAGATATCGAGTTAATGTTTGTGTGATATGTTTTGTAGCTTCGGTTGTTAAAGTGATTGGACGATATCGAGGTGGTGTTTGTATTAGATGAATTGGTTGCTTTTTCGTGATGATTTGCATGTGTTTGAGTTGGAGTTGATATTCAGATTAATTAAGGTATTGATTCTAGAGTTGTTTTATACTGGTTGTATTAGTGTTCTTTTCTTCGTGGTTAAGAGAAACACATGTAAATTAAGGTGTTGGTGTGTTTCATTTGCATTGTGATATTTAAAGTTTTTTCAGTTGTGGAATTGATTTATAGGTTTTTTAAAGCAGATTGGGGGGGTTAATTAAGCTGTGAAGTTTTCGCATCTTCCACTTTTCCTTTAAATATTTAGAAGATTGTATAACTGTATAGGTTTAAGTCTTCTGTGGTAAAAGGGAGTTGTATATATGGGAGTACCCTTTATAATGCTTTAAGCTAGCATATGCTCAACTCTCAAGTTATTATATTTAGCAATACACGGAGAAATTAATAATGCGCATgaacactttttttttctttagatATGTTTGTCCTGTCAGAATTTCTGCCCATGCAATGAGATAGGTTTCTTCAACTATTCTTTATATGTGATTTTAACACATTGCTTTTACAGACAGGAGAGATTTTGAAGAACTTTGAAAGTAGTCTTGCATAATTTGTCACCACGACTATATATCTGATTCATTGGATCTGAATATTGTTACCGCATTGCTCGGAAAGGAGTACATAGAGGAGCAAACTAAAGACCATAATTCTATGATCTTGTATTGATCAATTTGCTTACTACAATGGCTGGTTCATCTCCCGAAGCAATCAGAGAAAACCGTATTGACAGTTATCCTTTGCTCATGGAGCAGCCAGAAAATGGTGAAAGTAGTGACCATGTTATCGACATAGAGAGGCATGGTGATGCATCCTCGTCCTCATCAGTCTCGCCTGATAATCATTCATCTAGCTTTAATCATAATGAACAAAGGCCATCAAGTAGTGCTCAAGCAACTATGAGTCATTCACCCAGGTCTACATCTAATTTGCCGAATCCGCCAAGTCCTTCTCTCTCCAGGAGAGGTGAATCATATGGTCGTCGTCACTGGAGCCCTTTTAACACTATGCTGTGGATTTCTATCGAGCTTGCATTTATTTCAGCTCAAATAATTGCAGCAATTGTTGTTTTGACTTTGTCGAGACATGAAAATCCACAGACTCCTTTGTTTGCCTGGATTGTTGGTTATGCAACTGGATGCTTAGCATGTCTTCCTCTACTTTACTGGCGCTATCTTCACCGGAATCAAGCTCCTGAGCAAGTGTCAACTCCATTGCGACAGGATTCATCTCAAACCAACTCCCAAGCTGAGCAGAATTCTTATATTACTATTGCCTTGACTCGTTCGTCAGATGAAGAGGGTCAAAATAATGTGCCACAAACTCAGAATACTCAAAGTATTAGAGTTGAAAATCCAAGGTAACTTATTCTATGTGCCTGTAAAATAATTTGAtctaatatcatattattactaAGATTTGAAGTTTGAATCTACTAACCATATCCACCGTAAGATCTCATAGGAAGCTTCCTGATAGTAGTATTAAATGGAAAACCACAAAAGGGAGATAGACATGATTATAATCTACATAGATCTCATGTATGATTTTGTGTTCGTAATATCAGAAATTTTCAGAATACTTTATCATCCTTTTTTATTTGCTTTTTATTTCACATTACTTTTAAATATTGGAATGTTATCGTATATACTGAATGCTTATAGAATGCCTGTTTATTCAATTATGTTAAAGATGGAAAATGAGAAAGGGAGGCATGTCTATACTTTTGGTACGAATCTTTGTACATGCATATGTATCCCCATGCAAATTAACAGTGTTTTTGCCTGTAGTATGATTTTATACGCTTAGATACACATTATTGTGGTTGGTTAAAGGAGctgtttttttttccttgaaGGCTTATTGCACTGGTGGACCAATTCAAGATGGCATTAGATTGTTTCTTTGCGGTGTGGTTTGTTGTTGGAAATGTATGGATATTTGGTGGGAATGCCTCTGCTGCTGATGCTCCAAATTTGTATAGGTGCGGCATCAGTTAATCACAGAAATATACACATGTGTATCTATAATATCTAATGTACTTTAAGAATCTCTAACATCTTCCTGGCCTCTTTGCAGGTTATGTATAGTTTTTCTTACAATAAGCTGCATTGGGTATGCTATGCCCTTCATTTTATGTGCAATGATATGCTGCTGCTTGCCATGTATAATATCAATACTGGGAGTCCGGGAGGATGTGAATCAAATGCGAGGAGCCAGTGAAGAGTCCATTAATGCTCTGCCAAAGCTCAAATTCCAACTGAAGAGAAATGGAAGTAGCAGCAGTAAAGGCAGTAGTAGTTCAGGAGTTGATGAAGGTGGAGTCGTAGCAGCAGGAACAGAGAAGGAGCGTGCCATTTCAGGGGAAGATGCTGTAAGTTCTACCATTATTAGAGTACTATTTTTACAGTTTTATTACTAAATCTATCCttatttacttaaaaattttaacCACTGATATTAAATTACCCATTGATCGACACCTTGAACCATTTCATTTCGCTCGACCCCACCATGCTCTGTAGTTAACATAAATGTCACACAAACGTCACCAGTTGTATTCAGGCTTAACAAGCGCATCTGGTCTTAAGCATCTGTTTTGGTACGTTGGGTTTGACCAAATAACTTGAGAGTGTGGTACTTAGCTACTAGATTGCTCGTAAAAGAACAAGATGCTAACATCTTCCGACTTGCGTTCTAGAAATTCCTTGACGCACTTAAAGTCAAAAAAAGTTATCTGACCTAGCGCGGTAGCGCATACTGGTCCAGGAAGAGGCAGATTCCATATTTATATCTTCCATCTTAGGATTTAAGAAGAAGAGCCATGTAAATGTTTTCTGTTCTAAGTAACAGATTCTGATCTGCTGTAAATTCAACTCTATGCAGGTTTGTTGTATTTGCTTGGCTAGATACACGGACAATGATGAGTTGAGGGAGCTTCCATGCTCTCATTTCTTTCATACAGACTGTGTGGACAAATGGCTAAAGATCAATGCATCATGTCCACTTTGCAAGTTTGAAATTGTTGGTAGCAATGAGAATTCATCAACTGTCGACCCCAATCAGCAGGAGTGTTGAGGGGTTTTATTAAAGGGACTGGAGCAAACACGCGAAGCAGTTCTACAAGCTCTGACAGTGTTTTGAAGTAAATACTGCCTTTGGTTAATTCTATACTTTTCTTTTCATAGCAAAGATGTTGTACAGGTGACCAGTTGAGTGATATTAATATACTTAACATGACGGCATGGTATATAGAATCCCAATTATGCTTGCTCAACGTTGAGCCAAAGGGCTTAGAGAACTCATATATAGATAAATTCCACAAATCGGAGACTTCAAATACGAGTATCTCTAAGTTGAGAGCTTCACCATCTAATGTGAGAACCTCGGTTTAATTTTTATCTTCTTACCGACTGCCAAGTCAACAGTAGATTAACATCCCAGTAGATCACTGGAATTTTGAAGTTGACACAGAATTGGTAAAAAGAATAGCTGCAGATGTTGTAGTACAATATATGATGTTCCATTTGTAGATTATAGTTGCTTAAAATATGAGCAGAAACGGAGGTGTAACCTGTCGATTGATCAAGGTGGTGGTATGTGGCTTTTAAATAGGGATGGGAAGGGTCGGATTTGACTGGATTTTCTAAAATCCAGAttcaaatctaaattttttgacaAGATCCGGACCCGACCCGGactaaaaaatctgaaaattgagACTGGAATCCAATCAAATGGATTTTGGATCAGATTTGATTTTACTTGAAATCTGAATTCGGGCCTCAATTAGGACCCGAAGCCGAATTATGCATTTTAGATAGAAGATTATGTTGCAtttatatattaacataaaatttaaaatatatcttcTATATGTCACACTGTAATGCATATTAAAATgcgtagtttttttttttcgagCAAAAAAATGCatagttttaataaaattttattaccgTGTTGACaagtttaaatatttacatTTGCTTCATTACAAGAATATACGGTATATTGTTTTTATACTATTATTGTATTTTGTGATAGTTATTTTCATCCTTCAAGAATTTAAAGATTCGTGTTTAGACTGTTATCTTCTAGTTTCGAGATTATTATGAATGTAGTAGTAGGAAAATTATCTTCTAATTTTCATCATCATGGGATACTAACGGAAAGAGATCAAAAGTTTATATCAAAGGATTTATCCGGTGTGTCCATATGTTAAGCATtctaatttatgaatttgactATTTTGATTGATGTACTTTCGTGAATGCAtgggtccatcattattaaaaaaacataaactaataacaaaaatttaacttataaaatttagtatttATTATATGTCTACGAGCACATCACAGAAAAACCGCTTATAACATCGGCTCAAGTGAGAGGCTGTTGAATCATTTCTAACATCATTATATGATGTGAGAAGAAATCACGCTTACATTAAGAGACCTGTCTTTCACCTTTCAGAGAATAAGAGAAACGGATTTAAGAAGAAAACACAAATTTGCAAGGTCTTATTGTTGTTATTGTGAAACTCGCGGGAACTGCACTTGCAAAAACAGAATAAAACTATCTATAACTAAAATTCCCTACGATTGCATGCAGTAGTATCCACTCAGGACCTGAAATCTTGTTGCCTTACATGAGAGCTATTGCACTTGAAGCTAATCCGATAATCGCCAAAATGCCGCCACTCAACAATGCTCCTCCAGCACTGGTGCTTGTAGTTGTCTTTGTTTCCGAGCCTGAGCCAGAGCTAGCAGGAGTcgacgatgatgatgatggtgtcGATGATGAACTAGAAGACGATGCAGAAGCCGGAAGTGAATCTGTTGTAGGTGAGGCTCCTTCTAATTTGAAGATTTTCGCTTTGGGTGAATCTGCTGGGAGATTTAGTAGAGCTGCATAATACCAGAAAAAATAGTCAATAATCTTGAACAGTATAAGATCCTGTTGCGGTCTTCCTATGGTACCTTAAGGTTTTTAATAAGTCGGTTACTTAATAAGTTTGTTACTTGTCACCTTAAGTTACTACAATACGTAGCATTGTCACTAAGTTGTCAAACGaattcactactagaaaaaaggCCTTAGATATCGGCTAAAAACTGATGTCTATCTAAAAACATCGGTCGTCTGAGCAACCGATGTGTAAGCACCGATGTCATAGACAGTTTTTCTATTAGTGATTCgttatcatttttaaaaactaaaatctgAGTATAAAGTGAAGAGGAAAAAATTACTCGGGCAATCGGAAACTTTGGCATCACTTTTGCAAGCAGTTGGCATTTGAAGGGCCAATGTGGTATTGATAGGGAGTCCCATAGAAGTGTCCGTGCTCTCGATGATAAGAACACACAGACACTTTGGTTTTGCACTTCTCACTTTCTCAGCATCTTGGCAACATGTTTCGGTTGGCTTCTTGGCTGATCCACTGACATAAGGAATGCACTCTGCCATATTGGCCATTTGGTCTGCGCAGTCGTTCTCGTCTTGTTCCATTGTGGCCACTGCCAGAGTTGCCGCGGCGGCCAGAAAAATGCAAAGAAATGCTAGAGCTTTGCTATCCATTTTAGtagcttttttgaatgaaacaaGCGGCTCGTTTTTCTATTATTTGTCTGTCTGCTGAGAAAACTAAAGGGGTTTGCTTTCCTGTGAGTTTCTCTTGTTGTTTTGAGATTGGTTGGAATCTGCAAGGTATATATAGTAGTTGGGCACTAAATGTTTTGCTAGACACTCATTTTATCTTTACATcagaaaatttaatatgaaaaagACGCTTGTTTTAACTTTCTTGTTTTAATCCAATGAGTCACAAGGACGGTACAAGTTACAAATGGGAAGAGGGGAATCGAACCTGATATCTATCGTCCACAAGACCTTAACCTTCGCATCAAGGacagtacaaactacaaacagGAAGAGGGGAATCGAATCTGATACCTATCATACACTGGACCCCGGTCTTCGCCTATCATACGTAGAACCTAATACCTGTCGTACACAGGATCTCAGTCTTCATCTTTCATATCTATCATACGCAGAACCTAATACCTATCGTACACAAGATCTCAGTCTTCATCTATCATATGTAGAACCTCGGGCATTAAAAATGCATAGGAGGAAATCGAAATTGGTATCTGTCGTATAATTGGCTTCGACCTTCCTCTTGTTAAGCCTCGGCTACTagttttcaacaaaaaaaaaaaacataacaacTTAAACTTAAATGTAAAGTTCACACATAGTCCCATCATTTTTAGTTGATAATTTAGCACATAATAACTTTTAGTAACGGACTCTGATACTAAAACAAGAGGTTATTCAATCTATTACTAGCAACTCAGATAAATCCACCTTTTTAACCAATAAAAACGCGGTTCAGAGTATCAAGTGAAGAAGCATTGAAGACTCCAGGCAAGAATAGTATGGGCGAGGCTGCACATAGCTTGTTGCGtcataaatttaatgttttgagAAGAGCAATTCCAATTTCCCGAGGAAATATTTGCATTTAAGTTTAGGTTAGACTCCCAAGGCTATCTGTGACATAAATTCCCTCCCACTATTCCGAGCATCTGATCGTTCTACAGTACCGTGTCTCACTGCCCTGTGAAGGAGATGGCTGTTACAATCAAATACAAATCAGAGGGCGAATCAATAGCACATACACAAGAACCACGGATACAAGAGAGGAAAAATAGCATCATCGTTCATTCTGATGTCTGGCAGTTAGAATCATGTCTAATATATGCAATCATCCATAAAGGCTACCATATTCCAATATAGTACCATATATAAGCTAAGTAGCTGAAATGATACTAGTAGAACCACGGGCGAATATATAACAAGCATAGATCTCAGGAGCAAGCAAACTAGTAACCATCTGCTTCTTTTCTTGGAAAAGAGCATAATCATAATTGAAGCAACTGTAGTATAACAGATAACAAGTAGTTGTCTACTAGAGCGTGCACTATATTCATCAccagattttgatttttgatatttcactCGTAAAATCAGAATAAAGAGCTCTGTTTGGAATACATACTGGTACAGGGaaaattttttttccaagatTTATGTACCAAAAGCGCCTCAACTATATGGAAgaagaaataaaaaagaaatttgtGCAATATTTACATGATTTACAAAAGGTCAGA is a window from the Daucus carota subsp. sativus chromosome 8, DH1 v3.0, whole genome shotgun sequence genome containing:
- the LOC108197225 gene encoding E3 ubiquitin-protein ligase At1g63170 gives rise to the protein MAGSSPEAIRENRIDSYPLLMEQPENGESSDHVIDIERHGDASSSSSVSPDNHSSSFNHNEQRPSSSAQATMSHSPRSTSNLPNPPSPSLSRRGESYGRRHWSPFNTMLWISIELAFISAQIIAAIVVLTLSRHENPQTPLFAWIVGYATGCLACLPLLYWRYLHRNQAPEQVSTPLRQDSSQTNSQAEQNSYITIALTRSSDEEGQNNVPQTQNTQSIRVENPRLIALVDQFKMALDCFFAVWFVVGNVWIFGGNASAADAPNLYRLCIVFLTISCIGYAMPFILCAMICCCLPCIISILGVREDVNQMRGASEESINALPKLKFQLKRNGSSSSKGSSSSGVDEGGVVAAGTEKERAISGEDAVCCICLARYTDNDELRELPCSHFFHTDCVDKWLKINASCPLCKFEIVGSNENSSTVDPNQQEC
- the LOC108198906 gene encoding non-specific lipid transfer protein GPI-anchored 13; protein product: MDSKALAFLCIFLAAAATLAVATMEQDENDCADQMANMAECIPYVSGSAKKPTETCCQDAEKVRSAKPKCLCVLIIESTDTSMGLPINTTLALQMPTACKSDAKVSDCPTLLNLPADSPKAKIFKLEGASPTTDSLPASASSSSSSSTPSSSSSTPASSGSGSETKTTTSTSAGGALLSGGILAIIGLASSAIALM